AATGCCGATGATGCACAGCCAAACATTTCGTTTGATAATAAAATTGCCATACGCGCTTTTGCTATTTCGTATTGTTTTGAAATATCACCATCAGAAATTACGTAACATTTTGTATTATCAAAAGTTATCTTACTAATTGGCTGAGTTTGGTCAATAGATTTTTGTGCTTTAATATTTATACCTTCATCTTTGAGCTCAATATCTATGAGAGATCCGTCATAAACGAAAGTTATATGGCTTGCATATTCGAGAAATAATACTCTTTCTATTGTTCCACTTATTTTGCCGTCATTTATGACCAGATCTTTAAGAGTACTTTCATCGCTAACTACTGCTCCTATGTCATCGCCGGCAAGAATTTTAGGCAGTATATGATTTTTAGATTCTTGATTTGCACATTCCTGTATCAAAATTGTTGTATATGTTTGTGTGCGCAAAGGTGAAGGAACAAGGTAATATCCGTGTTGTATCATTGCAATATTTAACTCTAAATCGCTTGCACCAAAACCGCCGTATTGCTCTTCAATGATTAGTGAAGTTAAACCTAATTCGTTTCTCATTGTGTTATAAATGTCAAAATTAATACCGGCCGTGTTTTCCATAGCGTGTCTAATTACGCCAGAAGTCACTTTGGATTTAAAGAAATCTTTAACTGCATCTTCTAATGCTATTTGTTCTTCGTTTAGTGCAAATTTCATATACTACACACCTATTTTTTCAGTCATCGTGGCAGTCCTAAAACGTGGTTGGCAATTATGTCTTTTTGTATTTCTGTTGTTCCAGCAAATATAGATGGGCCCAAAGAACTCAATGCAACTTTTGAAATACCTGTTAATTCATCTGAAGTTTTCGATGTGGTCTCTGTAACTAAAACCTTTGTGCCTTGGACATCATCAACTAGTGATCCGAATTCTTTAAACCATCTGGTCCAGTTTAATTTTAAGATACTTGAACGTGGCCCTATTTCCTTCCCCTGGACTAAAAGTTTCGGCAACATTCGTATTGCAGTTAGTCGCAT
This genomic interval from Acidimicrobiia bacterium contains the following:
- a CDS encoding acyl-CoA/acyl-ACP dehydrogenase, whose protein sequence is MKFALNEEQIALEDAVKDFFKSKVTSGVIRHAMENTAGINFDIYNTMRNELGLTSLIIEEQYGGFGASDLELNIAMIQHGYYLVPSPLRTQTYTTILIQECANQESKNHILPKILAGDDIGAVVSDESTLKDLVINDGKISGTIERVLFLEYASHITFVYDGSLIDIELKDEGINIKAQKSIDQTQPISKITFDNTKCYVISDGDISKQYEIAKARMAILLSNEMFGCASSAFDMSLAYAKERQQFGNAIGSFQSIKHKLAEMYLELQNAKSLCQFAAYISSIRNDAKDKNIHLSENEKDIRHVSSMAKYYVTKIFNNIAHENIQIHGGIGFTYEHDAHLYLKRFMATKFEFGGQDEHTKLLAEDIFN